In one window of Gudongella oleilytica DNA:
- a CDS encoding copper amine oxidase N-terminal domain-containing protein translates to MNKMIRTIAFALSALMLTLSPMAAFGKELEAVPVSAPIEEQPFEYIKMKGIVEEIENGDDFFRILVRNDSGEGLDVLWAYINDEMLLLSDKTMSPAQTDAIKKGMGVTVYYHKNTVMAMSYPGQMKPDVIILHDGGEGANLVMVELFDNELLSADGSMIIRPGEETVIVDFEGKAATVEMIKDRELVIFYDIVLESYPMQTSPLKIIILPEREKLEEPAGLILDEELQRLEDGIVLIPLRQVAEYLGYEVKWDGLERSVELTKGPLWTKVYIDRNTYSFAKMLIRLEVAPVIYSDRTYVPVSFAEQVLKANVEVLPEGAIRILE, encoded by the coding sequence ATGAATAAGATGATAAGAACGATAGCGTTTGCCTTAAGTGCCTTGATGCTTACACTAAGCCCTATGGCAGCTTTTGGAAAGGAGCTTGAGGCAGTGCCTGTTTCAGCACCTATTGAAGAGCAACCCTTTGAGTATATAAAAATGAAAGGTATAGTAGAGGAGATCGAGAATGGGGACGATTTCTTCAGGATCCTTGTGAGAAATGATTCCGGTGAAGGACTCGACGTACTATGGGCATACATCAACGATGAGATGCTTCTATTGAGCGACAAGACCATGAGTCCTGCCCAGACTGATGCCATTAAGAAGGGTATGGGTGTGACAGTTTACTATCATAAGAATACAGTTATGGCTATGAGCTATCCAGGTCAAATGAAGCCGGATGTAATTATTCTTCACGACGGCGGCGAGGGAGCAAATTTAGTTATGGTAGAGCTTTTCGATAATGAGCTCTTAAGTGCAGATGGATCGATGATAATAAGACCTGGTGAAGAGACTGTCATAGTTGACTTTGAAGGCAAAGCTGCTACAGTAGAGATGATAAAAGACAGGGAGCTGGTGATCTTTTACGATATCGTACTTGAGAGCTATCCAATGCAAACAAGTCCTTTGAAGATCATAATACTTCCGGAAAGGGAGAAATTGGAGGAGCCGGCAGGTCTTATCCTTGATGAAGAGCTGCAAAGGCTTGAGGATGGAATTGTTTTGATCCCATTAAGACAAGTGGCAGAATATCTGGGCTATGAGGTCAAGTGGGACGGCTTGGAGAGAAGTGTTGAGCTTACAAAAGGTCCGCTTTGGACAAAGGTATATATTGACAGAAACACCTACAGCTTTGCCAAGATGCTTATAAGGCTTGAGGTTGCGCCTGTAATATATAGTGACAGAACCTATGTGCCGGTATCATTTGCTGAGCAGGTGCTAAAGGCCAATGTAGAGGTTTTGCCTGAAGGTGCAATTAGAATATTGGAATAA